The following is a genomic window from Bacilli bacterium PM5-9.
TACACCACCAAGTCGATCAAATTTTGATATAATACTACCTTTTATTACTTTTCTTAAAATAATATTTACTATTAACATTATAACAATACCTAATACTGCAATTATTAAATACTTCATAAGATTATTATTATGAATATCTGAAGTTAGTTGAGCATTATTAATCAGTTTTAAACAAACATTTAATAAATCATTTGAGAAATATAAATAAATTACACCTATTATAAAGTTAATTAAACCTACCATAAATCCTTTTATATATCCTAAAATAATTAACGCTATCAATAAAATAACTATTAAAATATCAATTATCATCACTATCACCACTATTATTGTATCATAAATGCTCATATTTCTAAATGCTAATCATGTATATTTCGGATACATTGTTACATTTTATAACATTACATGATATAATTATTTCAGGAGTGGTAAATATGAATGTAGTTATTAAAGCTAGTAATCAATTGCTTGAGCAAATGAAGCAATATTATGCTAGTGAGCTGGATTTAGAAAGCAATATTCCTTATACAAAATTTGTTGTAAGCACAAAAGATTTAAAGGTAATTGCTTATCAATCAAACAAAGTTATGTTTCAAGGAAAAGAAGCATCTAATCAAGCAAAATTGTGGGAAAAACAAGGAATTGCTAATATTGAAAGCCAGACC
Proteins encoded in this region:
- a CDS encoding putative membrane protein required for colicin V production (product_source=COG1286; cog=COG1286; pfam=PF02674; superfamily=81340; transmembrane_helix_parts=Inside_1_4,TMhelix_5_39,Outside_40_67,TMhelix_68_90,Inside_91_102,TMhelix_103_125,Outside_126_159) codes for the protein MIIDILIVILLIALIILGYIKGFMVGLINFIIGVIYLYFSNDLLNVCLKLINNAQLTSDIHNNNLMKYLIIAVLGIVIMLIVNIILRKVIKGSIISKFDRLGGVVIYAIIAYFILCVVSVIYSTLDVFIEFPKSMDDSFFLSKSFHDYNFLYRWWLNGK